The following proteins come from a genomic window of Corallococcus sp. NCRR:
- the thrS gene encoding threonine--tRNA ligase, giving the protein MSESITVTLPDGSQKQTARGTTIADFVKGSIGVGLAKAALFARVNGQDMDLARTLDEDAKLQIFTSKSPEGLDLIRHDAAHVVASAVQKLFPGTQVTIGPATEEGFYYDFFREKPFTPEELEKIEAAANAELKQDMPFVRTEISMEDAIKLFEEKGEKFKVEIVKDIAAKGAKTLTLYTHGDWVDFCLGPHAPSTGKIGVIKILSSSGAYWRGDHRNPMLQRVYGTAFFDKKALDAYLTRIEEARKRDHRKLGKELDLFHFHPYSPGAAFWTPKGTALYQTLSDWMRSLTAGDGYVEIKTPLMFNKGLWETSGHWGKYKENMFLVLDSESGEHDFSLKPMNCPSHHLFYGFKKHSYRDLPLRLHTQDVLHRNEAAGSLGGLTRVRQFAQDDAHIYCMESQITDEVRRFVQLLDRVYKAVGLTYAVKLSTRPEQRLGDDSLWDRAEGGLKAALESLGLAYELAPGDGAFYGPKIDFAVSDSIGRKWQLGTMQLDYLAPERFDLTYVGEDNAEHRPVVLHRAIFGSFERFTAILIEHFAGAFPAWLAPVQATIVTVADRQLDYARKVRDDLRAKGFRVELDERGMTLNAKIREAQMQKVPFTLVVGDNEVEAGAVAPRRYGGEDLKTMNAADFEALLAKEAALP; this is encoded by the coding sequence ATGTCCGAATCCATCACGGTGACGCTCCCCGACGGCAGCCAGAAGCAGACCGCCCGGGGCACGACCATCGCGGACTTCGTGAAGGGCAGCATCGGCGTGGGGCTCGCGAAGGCGGCCCTGTTCGCCCGGGTCAACGGCCAGGACATGGACCTGGCCCGCACGCTCGACGAGGACGCGAAGCTGCAGATCTTCACGTCCAAGAGCCCGGAAGGCCTGGACCTCATCCGCCATGACGCCGCGCACGTGGTGGCCAGCGCCGTGCAGAAGCTGTTCCCCGGCACGCAGGTGACCATCGGTCCCGCGACGGAAGAAGGGTTCTATTACGACTTCTTCCGCGAGAAGCCCTTCACGCCGGAGGAGCTGGAGAAGATCGAAGCGGCCGCCAACGCGGAGCTCAAGCAGGACATGCCGTTCGTCCGCACCGAGATCTCCATGGAGGACGCCATCAAGCTCTTCGAGGAGAAGGGCGAGAAGTTCAAGGTGGAGATCGTCAAGGACATCGCCGCCAAGGGCGCCAAGACGCTCACGCTCTACACGCACGGCGACTGGGTGGACTTCTGCCTGGGGCCCCACGCGCCCAGCACCGGGAAGATCGGCGTCATCAAGATCCTCTCCTCCAGCGGCGCGTACTGGCGCGGCGACCACCGCAACCCCATGCTCCAGCGCGTGTACGGCACGGCCTTCTTCGACAAGAAGGCCCTGGACGCCTACCTCACGCGCATCGAAGAGGCCCGCAAGCGCGACCACCGCAAGCTGGGCAAGGAGCTGGACCTCTTCCACTTCCACCCGTACTCGCCGGGCGCCGCCTTCTGGACGCCCAAGGGCACCGCGCTCTACCAGACGCTGTCGGACTGGATGCGCTCGCTCACGGCCGGTGACGGCTACGTGGAGATCAAGACGCCCCTGATGTTCAACAAGGGCCTCTGGGAGACGAGCGGCCACTGGGGCAAGTACAAGGAGAACATGTTCCTGGTGCTCGACAGCGAGTCCGGCGAGCACGACTTCTCCCTCAAGCCGATGAACTGCCCGTCGCACCACCTGTTCTACGGCTTCAAGAAGCACAGCTACCGCGACCTGCCCCTGCGCCTGCACACCCAGGACGTGCTCCACCGCAACGAGGCGGCCGGCTCCCTGGGCGGCCTCACCCGCGTGCGCCAGTTCGCGCAGGACGACGCGCACATCTACTGCATGGAGAGCCAGATCACCGACGAGGTGCGGCGCTTCGTGCAGCTGTTGGATCGCGTCTACAAGGCGGTGGGCCTCACCTACGCGGTGAAGCTGTCCACGCGCCCCGAGCAGCGCCTGGGCGACGACTCCCTCTGGGACCGCGCGGAGGGCGGCCTCAAGGCGGCCCTGGAGTCGCTGGGCCTGGCGTACGAGCTGGCCCCCGGCGACGGCGCCTTCTACGGCCCGAAGATCGACTTCGCGGTCTCCGACAGCATCGGCCGTAAGTGGCAGTTGGGCACCATGCAGCTGGACTACCTGGCCCCGGAGCGCTTCGACCTCACCTACGTGGGCGAGGACAACGCCGAGCACCGCCCGGTGGTCCTCCACCGCGCCATCTTCGGCTCCTTCGAGCGCTTCACCGCCATCCTCATCGAGCACTTCGCAGGCGCCTTCCCCGCGTGGCTTGCCCCCGTGCAGGCGACCATCGTCACCGTGGCGGACCGTCAGCTGGACTACGCCCGCAAGGTGCGTGACGACCTGCGCGCCAAGGGCTTCCGCGTGGAGCTGGACGAGCGCGGCATGACGCTCAACG